Proteins from a genomic interval of Streptomyces sp. NBC_01445:
- the fdrA gene encoding acyl-CoA synthetase FdrA, giving the protein MVLRNAVHKDLYADSVALMRVAARLAEPPGVETISLVMGTPANRDVLARSGLLTTPGHDAGPNDLLVAVRGEPDAVDTALALAVDALSGPGEGPGAGPEAGADAGPPVRSLAGAPADASLALISTPGPYAAAEALKALRLGMHAFVFSDHVPIEQEVLLKREAARRGLLVMGPDCGTAVISGIPLGFANEVRAGRVGLVGASGTGLQQVSSLLHSMGAGVSHVIGTGSRDVSAEVGGLTMRAGLDALAADPATDVIVLVSKPPASHVADQLLGHAGALGKPVVACFLGTDEASPAPARVTLAPTLFEAARSAASLAAGGALPPGEELPKLPAPAPPRRLLRALYAGGTFAHEAAWLLGPVLGGLTRSAPPPAPGAAPRLPDRHLVLDLGDDEFTTGRPHPMIDPTVRTEYLRAALADPRSAAVVLDVVIGHGAAPDPAAALAGALAEAPADAPPVIAFVVGTDDDPQGLTAQRRILRDAGAYVVDSSTTAARVCADLLAGSDDLALAPAASAPAPAPASRIGETA; this is encoded by the coding sequence ATGGTGCTACGAAACGCCGTGCACAAGGATCTCTACGCCGACTCCGTCGCCCTCATGAGGGTCGCCGCCCGCCTGGCCGAACCGCCGGGCGTCGAAACCATCAGCCTCGTGATGGGAACACCCGCCAACCGCGACGTCCTCGCGCGGTCGGGGCTGCTGACCACCCCGGGCCACGACGCCGGACCCAACGACCTGCTCGTCGCCGTCCGCGGCGAACCCGACGCGGTGGACACCGCCCTCGCCCTGGCGGTCGATGCCCTGTCCGGTCCCGGTGAGGGACCGGGCGCAGGACCGGAGGCCGGTGCCGACGCCGGGCCCCCGGTGCGCTCGCTCGCCGGCGCTCCCGCCGACGCAAGTCTCGCGCTGATCTCCACCCCCGGACCGTACGCGGCCGCCGAAGCCCTCAAGGCGCTGCGCCTGGGCATGCACGCCTTCGTCTTCAGCGATCACGTGCCGATCGAGCAGGAGGTGCTCCTGAAGCGGGAGGCCGCCCGCCGCGGGCTGCTCGTCATGGGGCCGGACTGCGGAACCGCAGTCATCAGCGGCATCCCCCTCGGCTTCGCCAACGAAGTGCGGGCGGGCCGCGTCGGCCTGGTCGGAGCCTCCGGTACGGGACTGCAGCAGGTGTCGAGCCTCCTGCACTCCATGGGCGCCGGGGTCAGCCATGTGATCGGCACGGGCAGCCGCGACGTGAGCGCGGAAGTGGGCGGGCTGACGATGCGGGCCGGGCTCGACGCCCTGGCCGCGGACCCCGCGACGGACGTCATCGTCCTCGTGTCCAAACCACCTGCCTCACACGTGGCCGACCAACTGCTGGGTCACGCGGGCGCGTTGGGGAAACCTGTGGTGGCCTGCTTCCTCGGCACGGACGAGGCCTCCCCGGCTCCGGCCCGAGTCACGCTCGCTCCCACCCTCTTCGAGGCGGCACGGTCCGCAGCCTCCCTTGCTGCCGGCGGGGCGCTCCCGCCCGGCGAAGAGCTGCCCAAGCTGCCCGCCCCCGCTCCGCCTCGCCGCCTGCTGCGGGCCCTGTACGCGGGCGGCACGTTCGCCCACGAGGCGGCCTGGCTCCTCGGCCCGGTGCTCGGTGGCCTCACCCGCTCCGCTCCCCCGCCCGCGCCGGGCGCAGCCCCGCGCCTCCCGGACCGGCATCTCGTACTCGACCTGGGCGACGACGAGTTCACCACCGGGCGCCCCCACCCGATGATCGACCCCACGGTCCGCACCGAGTATCTGCGGGCAGCCCTCGCGGACCCACGGAGCGCCGCGGTCGTCCTCGACGTGGTCATCGGACACGGCGCCGCACCGGATCCGGCGGCGGCTCTCGCCGGAGCGCTGGCCGAGGCTCCTGCCGACGCACCACCGGTGATCGCGTTCGTCGTGGGCACCGATGACGACCCGCAGGGACTCACCGCACAGCGGCGGATTCTGCGCGACGCGGGCGCGTATGTCGTCGACAGCAGTACGACCGCTGCGCGGGTGTGCGCCGACCTCCTGGCCGGCAGTGACGACTTGGCCCTCGCCCCAGCTGCGTCTGCCCCAGCCCCCGCCCCCGCCTCCCGGATCGGAGAGACCGCATGA
- a CDS encoding DUF2877 domain-containing protein — translation MTGTPAGGGSVRAGVTRPEHVHLGTVSHVHLGTISTAVAPLLHGPFRPARVVAATRYAVHLATGDRELPALAVVTRDAIRLPNALVLPFSSADRPLDLNAPWAGVGAGRVVIGPVRFEPEASWTPPRVQDASSPPDPARIRQLTVLLDALSQPLPPPLAPRLTDLRHALHTDKSSEVLRAARTLVGLGPGLTPSGDDILCGALLASRAWGGPLAPLSEAVADATLRTPLLSAALLRHAVRGECVPQAHAFLRSLRGDGALEPALRELLAVGHHSGGDLARGVLAVGLSRACAATGDRDDYPVNYPRLKPGLAARVITGDDEARLHPALTR, via the coding sequence GTGACGGGTACGCCGGCCGGCGGGGGTTCTGTACGGGCCGGGGTGACCCGCCCTGAGCACGTACACCTCGGCACCGTCAGTCACGTACACCTCGGCACCATCAGCACGGCCGTCGCCCCGCTGCTGCACGGTCCGTTCCGGCCGGCCCGCGTCGTCGCCGCCACCCGCTACGCGGTCCATCTCGCCACCGGCGACCGGGAGTTGCCCGCGCTCGCCGTGGTGACCAGGGACGCGATCCGCCTGCCGAACGCGCTCGTCCTGCCCTTCTCGTCGGCGGACCGGCCGTTGGACCTGAACGCACCATGGGCCGGCGTCGGGGCAGGCCGCGTAGTCATCGGGCCCGTTCGCTTCGAGCCGGAGGCGTCCTGGACACCGCCCCGTGTCCAGGACGCCTCCTCCCCACCGGACCCGGCGCGCATCCGACAGCTGACGGTGCTGCTCGACGCCCTGTCCCAACCCCTGCCGCCCCCGCTGGCGCCCCGCCTGACGGACCTGCGCCACGCCCTGCACACCGATAAGTCGAGCGAAGTCCTGCGGGCCGCCCGCACACTGGTCGGCCTCGGCCCCGGACTCACCCCGTCCGGTGACGACATCCTCTGCGGCGCACTGCTGGCGAGCCGAGCGTGGGGAGGCCCTCTCGCGCCGCTCTCGGAGGCGGTCGCGGACGCAACCCTGCGCACACCGCTGCTCTCGGCGGCACTCCTGCGGCACGCGGTGCGCGGCGAATGCGTGCCACAGGCCCACGCGTTCCTGCGGTCGCTGCGCGGGGACGGTGCCCTGGAACCCGCTCTACGCGAACTGCTCGCCGTCGGACACCATTCGGGAGGCGATCTGGCGCGTGGGGTGCTCGCGGTGGGCCTGAGCAGAGCGTGCGCGGCGACCGGTGACCGTGACGACTACCCGGTCAACTACCCGAGGCTGAAGCCCGGGCTTGCTGCTCGGGTCATCACTGGCGATGATGAGGCCCGGCTGCATCCAGCGCTCACGCGATGA
- a CDS encoding PucR family transcriptional regulator: MTGIGIGTAPTVPHGLSPGLTVSEALALPCLSGARLVAGASGRGRRIRVVNIMEVPDIVRWMRGGELLLTTAYAVRDDAQALSDLVPVLAERGLAALAVKVGPYLPALPPAMLAVADELGFPVVELPGAVMFNDILSEVLGTVLNRQALELERSRAIHERLTAVALDGGSYQELMNVLLELSGCAAAVLDEHGWILASAGSPPPDRPPAAERAIETGTGASGAVALWRDDAEAEDHGAGAAPASTHELDTHQRMALEHATTVAATIAAQERALASRQQRYRTLLLMELVSRPPRDRAETARRAAAMGWNLRLPRAVVLVEVASTGTGSPTDTELALEERLLPLVRSAAGAGAIIWGSQSGLVLLMEPGPSLAGRCQALHAAVTAAHPGWDVAVAAGTVRDDFTDYHHSYEEAAQTLTLGRELHGPDFVRGYADLGVYRLLGQLPAAELTALVDDALGPLLTHDAEHEGSLVETLGVYLLEDRNGVATAARLHIHYNTLRYRLRQIDRLTGGLERRPTARLQTELAVHAHRLLSSRDRH; encoded by the coding sequence ATGACAGGCATCGGTATCGGCACCGCCCCGACCGTCCCCCACGGCCTCTCTCCCGGGCTGACCGTGAGCGAGGCGCTGGCCCTGCCCTGCCTCAGCGGCGCACGACTCGTCGCCGGGGCGAGCGGCCGCGGCCGCCGTATCCGCGTCGTCAACATCATGGAAGTCCCCGACATCGTGCGCTGGATGCGCGGCGGTGAACTGCTGCTGACCACCGCCTACGCCGTCCGTGACGACGCACAGGCGCTGAGCGACCTGGTCCCCGTACTCGCCGAGCGCGGTCTCGCCGCCCTGGCCGTGAAGGTGGGCCCCTATCTGCCCGCGTTGCCGCCGGCGATGCTGGCGGTGGCGGACGAACTCGGCTTCCCCGTCGTGGAGTTGCCGGGTGCCGTCATGTTCAACGACATCCTGTCCGAGGTGCTGGGCACCGTACTGAACCGTCAGGCCCTGGAGTTGGAGCGTTCGCGGGCCATCCATGAACGGCTCACGGCGGTGGCCCTCGACGGAGGCTCCTACCAGGAGCTCATGAACGTACTGCTCGAACTGTCCGGCTGCGCGGCCGCCGTGCTCGACGAGCACGGGTGGATCCTGGCCTCCGCGGGCTCCCCGCCTCCCGACCGTCCGCCCGCCGCCGAGCGCGCCATCGAGACGGGCACGGGCGCGAGCGGCGCCGTGGCCCTGTGGCGGGACGACGCGGAGGCCGAGGACCACGGGGCCGGAGCGGCCCCTGCTTCCACTCATGAGCTCGACACTCATCAGCGAATGGCGCTGGAGCACGCCACGACCGTCGCCGCCACCATCGCCGCCCAGGAACGCGCCCTGGCCAGCCGCCAGCAGCGCTACCGCACGCTGCTCCTGATGGAGCTGGTCTCCCGGCCGCCGCGCGACCGCGCCGAGACCGCGCGCCGGGCCGCGGCCATGGGCTGGAATCTGCGGCTGCCCCGCGCGGTCGTGCTCGTCGAGGTCGCCTCCACCGGCACCGGCAGTCCCACCGACACCGAACTCGCTTTGGAGGAACGGCTGTTGCCGCTCGTACGGTCGGCGGCCGGGGCCGGCGCGATCATCTGGGGCAGCCAGAGCGGACTCGTCCTGCTGATGGAACCGGGGCCGTCACTCGCCGGCCGATGCCAGGCCCTGCATGCGGCCGTCACCGCCGCGCACCCCGGCTGGGACGTGGCTGTCGCCGCCGGGACCGTCCGGGACGACTTCACCGACTACCACCACAGCTACGAGGAAGCGGCGCAGACCCTGACGCTCGGCCGCGAACTGCACGGCCCCGACTTCGTTCGCGGCTACGCGGACCTGGGGGTGTACCGGCTCCTCGGACAGCTTCCCGCAGCGGAGCTCACGGCCCTCGTCGACGACGCGCTCGGCCCGCTGCTCACCCATGACGCCGAGCACGAGGGCAGCCTCGTCGAGACCCTCGGCGTCTATCTCCTCGAGGACCGAAACGGTGTGGCCACCGCCGCGCGGCTGCACATCCACTACAACACCCTGCGCTATCGACTGCGCCAGATCGACCGCCTCACCGGCGGTCTCGAACGCCGGCCGACGGCCCGGCTCCAGACCGAACTGGCCGTCCACGCCCACCGGTTGCTCTCCTCGCGCGACCGGCACTGA
- a CDS encoding DUF1116 domain-containing protein translates to MTAQTVPARAVPAQGLLTGVPHVVNVGVDAFAGPPRAAGATVTAVDWRPPAYGDPELGAGLARLVAHPAVEAANSEALERILGVVPIWTDVRPAGALIPELAQERLLLHAGPPIEWERMCGPMRAAVVGAALLEGWAATPPEAEALADAGAIRFAPCHHHDAVGPMAGVISASMPLLVVEDEATGLRAYSNLNEGQGRCLRYGALGDDVMERLRWMGERLGPALRAAIGSLAEPVNLRSVTAQALQMGDECHSRNTAASALLTRELSAVLARHADLGGIEALDFLRDNNYWFLNFSMAASKLALMAGHGVPHSTVVTAFARNGVDVGIRVSGLGDTWFIAPAAPVDGLYFAGYGPADANPDIGDSAITEMHGLGGFALAAAPAIVGFVGGTPEGARRISQEMGTLTVGRHRDYRLPGLDFVGSPVGVDIRKVVDTGLEPVITTGIAHREPGIGQIGAGLTHAPMRCFTDALNAFEVPPEPAE, encoded by the coding sequence ATGACCGCACAGACCGTGCCCGCACGAGCCGTGCCCGCGCAGGGCCTCCTGACCGGCGTCCCGCACGTCGTGAACGTCGGCGTCGACGCGTTCGCCGGGCCGCCGCGGGCCGCGGGCGCGACGGTGACCGCGGTCGACTGGCGCCCCCCGGCCTACGGTGATCCGGAACTCGGCGCCGGGCTCGCCCGCCTGGTCGCGCACCCGGCCGTCGAGGCCGCCAACTCCGAAGCACTCGAACGGATCCTGGGCGTCGTGCCGATATGGACCGACGTCCGCCCCGCCGGAGCACTGATCCCTGAACTGGCGCAGGAGAGACTCCTGTTGCACGCCGGACCGCCGATCGAGTGGGAGCGCATGTGCGGCCCGATGCGGGCCGCCGTCGTCGGCGCCGCACTCCTGGAGGGCTGGGCGGCGACGCCGCCGGAAGCGGAAGCGCTCGCCGACGCGGGAGCCATCCGCTTCGCCCCCTGTCATCACCACGATGCAGTCGGCCCGATGGCGGGAGTCATCTCCGCGTCCATGCCCCTGCTCGTCGTGGAGGACGAGGCCACGGGGCTTCGGGCGTACTCCAACCTGAATGAGGGACAGGGCCGTTGCCTGCGCTACGGCGCACTCGGCGACGACGTCATGGAGCGGCTGCGCTGGATGGGTGAGCGCCTCGGCCCCGCTCTGCGCGCTGCGATCGGCTCGCTCGCCGAGCCGGTGAACCTGCGGTCGGTCACGGCGCAGGCCCTTCAGATGGGCGACGAGTGCCACAGCCGCAACACCGCGGCGAGCGCCCTGCTCACCCGCGAACTCTCCGCCGTGCTCGCCCGGCATGCGGACCTGGGCGGGATCGAGGCGCTGGACTTCCTGCGTGACAACAACTATTGGTTCCTCAACTTCTCGATGGCCGCAAGCAAGTTGGCGCTCATGGCCGGGCACGGTGTGCCGCACTCCACGGTCGTCACAGCCTTCGCGCGTAACGGTGTCGACGTCGGCATCCGCGTCAGCGGCCTCGGCGACACCTGGTTCATCGCACCCGCCGCCCCCGTGGACGGCCTCTACTTCGCCGGTTACGGACCCGCCGACGCCAATCCCGACATCGGTGACAGCGCCATCACCGAGATGCACGGCCTGGGCGGGTTCGCGCTGGCCGCCGCCCCGGCGATCGTCGGCTTCGTGGGCGGCACGCCCGAAGGGGCCCGCCGCATCAGCCAGGAGATGGGGACACTCACCGTCGGCCGGCACCGCGACTACCGGCTCCCCGGCCTCGACTTCGTCGGCAGCCCCGTCGGCGTCGACATCCGCAAGGTCGTCGACACGGGCCTCGAACCGGTGATCACCACGGGCATCGCCCACCGCGAGCCGGGCATCGGCCAGATCGGTGCCGGCCTCACCCACGCCCCGATGCGCTGCTTCACGGACGCGCTGAACGCCTTCGAGGTGCCTCCGGAGCCCGCGGAGTGA